In Brassica napus cultivar Da-Ae chromosome A3, Da-Ae, whole genome shotgun sequence, the sequence TGAGTCGTTGGGTATTGTTGCATCACAATCACAACTTCTTCACCTAAGAATCTATTTCTACTGTTCCTTTCAATATGTAATTCaatcgtctttttttttattacaggcCAGATTCTGTGCTGCGACAGTTTGTTTAGGTccttacaaattttttttttttgcattgttGTTGGCTGTTATAGTAATCTTGACCCATCAGGTGATGTTTTCTCTTACCCACAGGTGTTTTCCAGCCTTTGGGTTGGCTATTGCATATTTTCCTTTCTGTAAGGTTGCTAATTCctctaaatgtttttttcctattgcTAACAGATGGTTACGATGCACAGCTTGATTAAGCTAAAAAGCCAAGAGCAGACACTAGCTTTGCCGGAACCAGCATTGATCAA encodes:
- the LOC106437734 gene encoding uncharacterized protein LOC106437734 isoform X1, with the protein product MIHVAARYVLRRNTFGFDINKSGTPQVEVKVLESLGIVASQSQLLHLRIYFYCSFQYVIQSSFFLLQARFCAATVCLGPYKFFFFALLLAVIVILTHQMVTMHSLIKLKSQEQTLALPEPALIKQEKACYIDDDCDYRERQRISSLAFSSKGIFQCILYRMR
- the LOC106437734 gene encoding uncharacterized protein LOC106437734 isoform X2, which produces MIHVAARYVLRRNTFGFDINKSGTPQVEVKVLESLGQILCCDSLFRSLQIFFFCIVVGCYSNLDPSDGYDAQLD